The nucleotide sequence GCAAGGGAAAGGGAGGGGTGCGGGTTCGCCGCGGTTCACGGCCAGAGCCCGGCCGGTGCCCGGCCGGGCTCTGTCCTCGATCCCGACGCCGGCGGTCCGCGGGAGGCGGACCGCCGGGTCAGAGGTCAGCGGGGTGTCACTCCTGGACGCGGACCCACTGCTCCACGTTCCACAGCGCACCCGACTGGGCGGCGGTGTCGCGCACGTTGGCGACGTCGGCCTTGTGGCCGACCAGACCCGGGTGAGCGTACAGCGGGATGGCCTGGAAGTCCTCCCACAGCAGCTTCTCGATGGTCTTGGTCTGCTCCAGCTGCTCGTTCTCGTCCAGCGAGGTGGCGAGCTTGTCCCAGGCCGCGTCCACCTCGGGGTTGTTGTAGCTCTGCTGGTTCTGGGCGCCGTCCGACTGGTAGATGTTCGCGCCGGAGGCCTTCTGGCCCGAGCCGGCCCAGGCGTAGAGGGCGGCGTCGTAGTCACCGGCCGGCATGACCTCCTTGAAGAACACCGGCGAGTTGGCGTCCTGCACGTCGAAGCCGGCCTGGTCGCAGGAGCTCTTGATGAGCGCGACGGTCTCGGTGCGACGCTGGTTGCCGGCCTGGTAGCCGAGGCGGACCGTGGGCTTGGAGACGCCCGACTTCTCGACGAGCTCCTTGGCCTTCTCGATGTTCGGCTGGTCCATCTCCTTCGGGTAGGCCGCGTCCACGACCTCCTGGTACTTGTCCTGGAAGGGGAAGACCTCGCGCAGGTTCATGACCTGGGCGTCCGCGTAGATCGGCTTGATCAGGTTGTCCACGATCTGCTGACGGGGCAGGCAGAGGGCGAAGGCCTCGCGCAGCTCCGGGGAGTCGGCGAAGACCGAGCCCTCGCCGCGGTTGTAGTCCACGTGCTCCCAGGTCAGCTGGTCACCGGTCTGGACGTTGACGTCGTCGCCGAGGCCCTCGAGCTGCTGGAGGGTGTCCACGGTGGCCTGCGGCTCGATGACGTCGAGGTCGCCGTTCTGCAGGGCCTGCACGTGGGTCTTGGGGTCGGCGAAGCGGAGGACGAGCTCCTTGGTGGCCGCCGGGGCGCCCCCGTACTCGGGGTTGGCCTCGAGGGTGATGGACTGGCCGGCCTGCCAGCCGCCGTCCTTGAACTTGTAGGGGCCCATGGAGGGCACCAGCGAAGCGTCCGGCAGCTCGCCGGGGCTGAAGTCCCAGCCGTCGTTCCAGAACTCGGCCGCCGGGGTGAGCGCCTCGACGTCCTTCTCCTTCGCGGCGGTGACGAGCTCCTCGAAGCTCATGCCCGCCTCCTTGGCGACGACGTGCGCCGGCAGCGCGGTGCTGATGAGGATCTCCCAGTCCGCGTAGGGCTCCGGGTAGGTGACGGTGAACTCCTTGCCGTCGGCCTCGCCCTCGGGCGCCTCCGGGATGTACTTGCCCTGCTCGAAGGAGATCGAGTCGAACAGCGGGGTCTCGGCACCCTCGGCCTTGATCGTGTCGTTGTTCGCGGCCCAGTGGACGATGAAGTCGCCCGCGGTGACGGGGGTGCCGTCGGACCACTTGGCGTCGTCGCTGATGGTGTACTTCACGGTCAGCGGGTCGTCCGAGGTCTTCTCGTACCGTCCGAAGTCCTTGTCCGGGATGATCGAGCCGTCGGTGCCGAAGTACCAGAAGGACGAGAACATGCGGTCCGCGACGGCCGAGTTGTACGTGGTGTACGTGTTCGACTGCAGGCCGTTGTAGGACAGGAAGTCGTCGGCGCCCACCGAGTAGGCGATGGAGCCGTCCTGGGTCTTGACGTCGCCCAGGTCGGCCTTCCCCGGCCCGGAGGCCTCGGCGGTGAGCTTCTGGCCCTTGTCCCCTTCGATGACGTTGCCGGCGCCCGAGTCGCCGCCCTGGCTGGCGCCGGAGCCGCTGCTGCTGGAGTCGCCTGCGTTGCCGCCGCCCGGGGCGCACGCGGAGAGGATGAGGGCCGAGCCGGCGGCCAGGGCCGCGGCAGCGGAGAGCTTCGTGTACTTCATGGAAGGTGCTTCCGTTCATGAGAGGTGCAAGGACGTCGCGCGCCCACATCCCTGTGGGGACCTGGTGGTGCGAGACGACCCCCGGGCCGTTCCGCCGAGACGGGACGTTCCGTGAGATGGAGCACACTGTAGCGGGCACATTCAGGTTCGCGAAAGTCCGAATCTGGATCCGTCCCGTCCGTGGCGCACAGCGGTCAGCGACGACGGTCCGCCAGCAGCGTCCGCACGGCCCACGCCCCGCCCATGCCATGGACGCCGGCGCCCGGCGGGGTGGAGGCGG is from Micrococcus luteus NCTC 2665 and encodes:
- a CDS encoding ABC transporter family substrate-binding protein, translating into MKYTKLSAAAALAAGSALILSACAPGGGNAGDSSSSGSGASQGGDSGAGNVIEGDKGQKLTAEASGPGKADLGDVKTQDGSIAYSVGADDFLSYNGLQSNTYTTYNSAVADRMFSSFWYFGTDGSIIPDKDFGRYEKTSDDPLTVKYTISDDAKWSDGTPVTAGDFIVHWAANNDTIKAEGAETPLFDSISFEQGKYIPEAPEGEADGKEFTVTYPEPYADWEILISTALPAHVVAKEAGMSFEELVTAAKEKDVEALTPAAEFWNDGWDFSPGELPDASLVPSMGPYKFKDGGWQAGQSITLEANPEYGGAPAATKELVLRFADPKTHVQALQNGDLDVIEPQATVDTLQQLEGLGDDVNVQTGDQLTWEHVDYNRGEGSVFADSPELREAFALCLPRQQIVDNLIKPIYADAQVMNLREVFPFQDKYQEVVDAAYPKEMDQPNIEKAKELVEKSGVSKPTVRLGYQAGNQRRTETVALIKSSCDQAGFDVQDANSPVFFKEVMPAGDYDAALYAWAGSGQKASGANIYQSDGAQNQQSYNNPEVDAAWDKLATSLDENEQLEQTKTIEKLLWEDFQAIPLYAHPGLVGHKADVANVRDTAAQSGALWNVEQWVRVQE